In one window of Pseudomonas chlororaphis subsp. chlororaphis DNA:
- a CDS encoding AraC family transcriptional regulator, translating to MKPQPMRLGDLSVGFVHSLADAVRSHGLDPQPLLEQYGLDTARLAEAGARLSIPRYMRLGHAAIQLTGDPALGLRMGQLSRLSQAGLAGVTAAQAPTVREAARCLTRFEALYGSNYRGQSSFHEDADGAWLRFYSISPYNAYNRFVVDSILAGWLQQLGSLGLPVKAERIEIEFAQTDYRERYTSLGDCPIQFGAEHNQLRLSQATLAQRNVEHCPSTWRHLLQLCERELEQLTRTRSLRERITQLLGPLLNGGREPDLEEVAARLKLPTWTLRRKLAEEGTQFRAILNDTRRDLAMTYIRDTELAFGEIAYLLGFASAEAFQRAFKRWSGQTPGEFRRSHRQSA from the coding sequence TGGAACAATACGGACTGGATACCGCACGCCTGGCCGAGGCCGGGGCGCGGCTGTCGATTCCCCGTTACATGCGCCTGGGCCACGCGGCGATTCAACTGACCGGCGATCCGGCGCTGGGGCTGCGCATGGGCCAGCTCAGCCGCCTGAGCCAGGCCGGGCTGGCGGGCGTCACCGCCGCCCAGGCGCCGACCGTACGTGAAGCTGCGCGCTGCCTGACCCGCTTCGAGGCTCTGTATGGCTCGAACTATCGCGGCCAGTCGAGCTTCCACGAAGACGCCGACGGCGCCTGGCTGCGCTTCTACTCCATCAGCCCCTATAACGCCTACAACCGCTTTGTGGTGGATTCGATCCTGGCCGGCTGGCTCCAGCAACTGGGCAGCCTCGGTTTACCTGTCAAGGCCGAACGCATCGAGATCGAGTTTGCCCAGACCGATTACCGCGAACGCTACACCAGCCTGGGGGATTGCCCGATCCAGTTCGGCGCCGAGCACAATCAGCTGCGCCTGAGCCAGGCCACCCTGGCCCAGCGCAATGTCGAGCACTGCCCCAGTACCTGGCGCCATCTGCTGCAACTGTGTGAACGGGAACTGGAGCAACTGACCCGTACCCGCAGCCTGCGTGAACGCATCACTCAGTTGCTGGGGCCTTTGCTCAATGGTGGCCGGGAGCCCGACCTGGAAGAAGTGGCGGCACGCCTGAAGCTGCCAACCTGGACCTTGCGCCGCAAACTGGCCGAGGAAGGCACGCAGTTTCGCGCCATTCTCAACGACACCCGTCGCGACCTGGCCATGACCTACATTCGCGATACCGAACTGGCCTTCGGGGAAATTGCCTATCTGTTGGGGTTTGCCTCAGCCGAGGCCTTTCAACGCGCCTTCAAGCGCTGGAGCGGCCAGACACCGGGTGAATTTCGTCGCAGCCACCGGCAGTCCGCCTAA
- a CDS encoding DUF2242 domain-containing protein, protein MHRSFHLRAAGLTLLLAAVAGCSSQKTAIYEHENFDDSGTFSRNYPVNETASCEAARRALLSQGYIITSSDPKLVSGHKSFQQTGETHMEISFSVVCAQDGNSGHRSTVFANALQDRYALKKVNNSASLGVGVLGSVSMPIGSTDDSMVKVASETVSSAKFYERYFALVELFLPQEAKKAAHIIEKPKTDLGVPEPKPAEPAAAPAPAPVTPQPAPVAPAAEPAPATPPVVPAESNLSQPLAPPAEAAPIAPGAPAEPTPSTEIVTPPPASTLPAPTEPIPALPQ, encoded by the coding sequence ATGCATAGATCATTTCACCTGCGTGCTGCCGGGTTGACGCTGCTGCTGGCGGCCGTCGCCGGTTGTTCGTCGCAGAAGACCGCCATTTACGAGCATGAAAACTTCGATGACTCCGGCACTTTTTCGCGCAATTACCCGGTGAATGAGACGGCGTCCTGCGAGGCCGCCCGTCGCGCCTTGCTCAGCCAGGGCTACATCATCACCAGCAGCGATCCGAAGCTGGTCAGTGGTCACAAGAGCTTCCAGCAGACCGGCGAAACCCACATGGAGATCAGCTTCAGCGTGGTGTGCGCCCAGGATGGCAACAGCGGCCACCGTTCCACGGTGTTCGCCAACGCCCTGCAAGACCGTTATGCCCTGAAGAAGGTCAACAACTCGGCAAGCCTGGGGGTGGGTGTGCTGGGCTCGGTATCGATGCCGATCGGCTCGACCGACGACTCGATGGTCAAGGTCGCCAGCGAGACGGTTTCCTCGGCGAAGTTCTACGAGCGTTATTTCGCCCTGGTGGAGCTGTTCCTGCCGCAGGAAGCGAAAAAGGCCGCGCACATCATCGAGAAACCCAAGACCGATCTGGGCGTGCCCGAACCCAAGCCCGCCGAGCCTGCCGCAGCGCCGGCCCCGGCGCCAGTGACGCCACAACCGGCGCCTGTTGCACCGGCCGCCGAGCCGGCCCCGGCCACCCCTCCGGTTGTGCCAGCCGAATCGAACCTCTCGCAACCGCTGGCGCCACCGGCGGAAGCGGCGCCCATTGCGCCGGGCGCACCTGCCGAGCCGACGCCGTCCACCGAGATCGTTACCCCGCCTCCCGCCAGCACCTTGCCGGCCCCGACAGAGCCGATTCCGGCGCTGCCACAGTAA
- a CDS encoding LysR family transcriptional regulator, which produces MDWLSNISVFLHVAKTRSFTEAGRLLGVSSSAVGKSIARLEERLETRLFHRSTRSITLTAEGASFLERCRRIVAEAEAAEFDLCKSSNAPRGKLRVSLPQVHGLVMPVLVEFMQRYPQIELDIELTDRIVDVVEEGFDAVIRTGSPGDSRLVARSLGQFRLVLVGTPGYFRERGVPQAPADLANHGCLRHTFHNTGKFEHWPLRRAVDAPEPLLPTRFVSTSIEAVDHAVRSGLGIACLPDFMVREAVARGELQQVLDEHLEHSGTFWLLWPASRHTAAKLRVFIDHLCARLFPANRGQ; this is translated from the coding sequence ATGGACTGGTTGAGCAATATCTCGGTCTTCCTGCATGTGGCGAAAACCCGCAGTTTCACCGAGGCGGGGCGGTTGTTGGGGGTATCCTCGTCGGCTGTCGGCAAGAGTATCGCGCGTCTCGAGGAGCGCCTGGAGACCCGGCTGTTCCATCGCAGTACCCGCAGCATCACCCTGACCGCCGAAGGCGCGAGTTTTCTCGAGCGCTGCCGCAGAATTGTCGCCGAGGCCGAGGCGGCCGAATTCGATCTGTGCAAGTCCTCCAATGCCCCGCGGGGCAAGTTGCGAGTCAGCCTGCCGCAGGTTCACGGCCTGGTGATGCCGGTATTGGTGGAGTTTATGCAGCGTTATCCGCAGATCGAACTGGATATCGAGCTGACGGACCGCATAGTGGATGTCGTGGAGGAGGGCTTCGATGCCGTGATACGGACCGGCAGCCCCGGCGACTCGCGGCTGGTGGCCCGGTCGCTGGGCCAGTTCCGCCTGGTGCTGGTGGGCACGCCTGGGTACTTTCGCGAGCGCGGCGTTCCGCAGGCCCCCGCGGACCTGGCTAACCATGGGTGCTTGCGGCATACCTTCCATAACACCGGCAAATTCGAGCATTGGCCGCTGCGACGAGCGGTCGATGCCCCGGAGCCGCTGTTGCCGACGCGTTTTGTCAGTACCTCTATCGAAGCGGTGGACCACGCCGTGCGCAGTGGGCTGGGGATCGCCTGCCTGCCCGATTTCATGGTGCGCGAGGCGGTTGCACGGGGCGAGTTGCAGCAGGTGCTCGATGAGCATCTGGAGCACAGCGGCACCTTCTGGCTGCTCTGGCCTGCGAGCCGACACACCGCCGCCAAGCTGCGGGTGTTCATCGATCATCTGTGTGCGCGACTTTTTCCGGCAAACCGTGGTCAGTAA